Proteins encoded in a region of the Flavobacterium sp. MDT1-60 genome:
- a CDS encoding two-component regulator propeller domain-containing protein produces the protein MRYFVLHLLFLIGFSSVSFAQDNPIKFLDISDGLSNNSVTTIFQDSDGYLWFGTYDGLNRYDGYNFKVFRNRINDKKSLLFNTIYSIEGDSRKNIWVGGANGVCVYNKTNATFNPVQFSLGNSKQKVLKDIIHQMRSVSDNLVLVASQNLGLITFENGSFVGKHIPLNLLENKIAVNNYDAIALQDDKKKANCWVYVRNVGVCSYSYSSKRLKVVFPLSKEVKAMKLSSDENLWLGTDEGLFLFNTKSGLLSDNYFSIKCSVTDILLDKKREIWITTDGCGIFKVDAINKKAIAYNTINDNQLAKSNSVWSLYEDKSGNKWFGSLRGGISMLSSTPKYFKSIRYNAKNSAENFILSFCEDEKNNLWVGTDGAGLKYWNRKNNTYVNYGIALSSTFITGIVRDNNNDIWVSTWAGGVNRINKKNNTVTRFSCYNPYTKQVEKNIWFVYKDSKANIWASATNEGSLYIYDRDKNSFVLFDNTINNLQCLIETSDGKLWGANYSTLFSIEKNTRKVNKKAFGNPIRCIHEDKDKNLWLGTQEGGLVLFDRKTSTFKRFTTDDGLPSNTVLRLLEDKEGNLWMSTYNGICRFDKKMKTFRNFSVNDGLQSNQFSFNAGIKLSTGEFLFGGINGFNIFFPEAIKGFNQENNLLLTDFYVNNQPIEENKNDVVSEWKLGKIKEVSLPYDQTTLSLEFVALDYNNADKINYAYYLEGWDEQWNYVGQARKANYARLTEGKYTFKVRTTNFKGGWNKEISLVTIEILPPWYRTWWAYTLYLLALAGILFAYLEYHKIKKN, from the coding sequence TAAGTTTTGCACAGGATAATCCCATAAAATTTCTTGATATTTCTGATGGTTTGTCTAATAATTCGGTAACCACCATTTTTCAGGACAGCGACGGTTATCTTTGGTTTGGAACTTATGACGGATTGAACCGCTATGACGGCTATAATTTCAAAGTTTTCCGCAACAGAATCAACGATAAGAAATCATTACTCTTTAATACGATTTATAGCATCGAAGGAGATTCCCGAAAAAATATTTGGGTTGGAGGTGCTAATGGAGTATGTGTTTATAATAAAACCAATGCCACATTTAATCCTGTCCAGTTTTCTTTAGGTAATTCAAAACAAAAAGTATTAAAAGACATTATTCACCAAATGAGATCTGTTTCTGATAATTTGGTCTTGGTCGCATCACAGAATTTGGGATTAATTACTTTTGAAAATGGCTCTTTTGTTGGAAAACATATTCCGTTAAACCTGTTAGAAAACAAAATTGCAGTCAATAATTATGATGCTATTGCACTTCAGGACGATAAAAAAAAAGCGAATTGCTGGGTTTACGTCAGAAACGTTGGGGTTTGTAGTTACAGTTATTCTTCTAAACGCTTAAAAGTTGTTTTTCCACTTTCTAAAGAAGTGAAAGCAATGAAATTATCGTCAGATGAAAATCTTTGGTTGGGAACTGACGAAGGACTTTTTCTTTTTAATACCAAATCAGGTTTGCTTTCTGATAATTATTTTTCGATCAAATGCAGTGTTACCGATATTCTTTTGGATAAAAAAAGAGAAATCTGGATTACTACAGACGGTTGCGGAATTTTTAAAGTCGATGCAATAAATAAAAAAGCAATCGCTTATAATACCATAAATGACAATCAATTAGCCAAAAGTAATTCGGTTTGGAGTTTATACGAAGATAAATCCGGAAACAAATGGTTTGGCTCATTACGTGGTGGAATTAGTATGCTGAGCAGTACGCCCAAATATTTTAAAAGTATACGATACAATGCAAAAAATTCTGCTGAGAATTTTATTTTATCTTTTTGTGAAGATGAAAAAAACAATTTATGGGTAGGAACAGATGGAGCAGGTTTAAAATATTGGAACCGAAAGAATAATACCTACGTAAATTATGGCATTGCACTTTCAAGTACTTTTATTACAGGGATAGTACGCGATAATAATAACGATATCTGGGTTTCTACCTGGGCGGGCGGCGTAAACCGTATTAACAAAAAAAACAATACAGTAACACGATTTTCCTGTTACAATCCGTATACTAAACAAGTTGAAAAAAACATTTGGTTTGTGTACAAAGACTCAAAAGCTAATATTTGGGCAAGTGCAACAAACGAGGGGTCTTTATATATATATGATCGCGATAAAAATAGTTTTGTACTTTTTGATAACACAATCAATAACTTGCAATGTTTGATAGAAACCAGTGATGGAAAACTTTGGGGAGCCAATTACAGTACCTTGTTTTCTATAGAAAAAAATACCAGAAAAGTTAATAAAAAGGCTTTTGGGAATCCTATTCGATGCATTCATGAAGACAAAGACAAAAATTTGTGGCTGGGTACGCAGGAAGGCGGACTAGTATTGTTTGACCGTAAAACCAGTACTTTTAAAAGATTCACAACAGACGATGGTTTGCCTTCAAATACTGTTTTACGATTATTAGAAGATAAGGAAGGAAATCTCTGGATGAGTACATACAACGGAATTTGCAGATTTGACAAAAAAATGAAAACCTTCCGTAATTTTTCTGTCAATGACGGGCTTCAAAGCAATCAATTTAGTTTTAATGCAGGCATCAAATTATCAACAGGAGAATTTTTATTTGGTGGAATAAACGGTTTCAATATCTTTTTCCCGGAAGCGATTAAAGGGTTTAATCAGGAAAACAATTTATTACTAACTGATTTTTATGTCAACAATCAGCCAATCGAAGAAAATAAAAATGACGTAGTATCAGAATGGAAATTGGGTAAAATTAAAGAAGTTAGCCTGCCTTATGATCAAACAACTTTATCATTAGAGTTCGTGGCCTTAGATTATAACAATGCCGACAAGATAAATTATGCGTATTATTTAGAAGGCTGGGACGAACAGTGGAATTATGTGGGTCAGGCCCGAAAAGCAAATTATGCCCGTCTAACCGAAGGAAAATATACATTTAAAGTAAGAACAACCAATTTTAAAGGAGGCTGGAATAAGGAAATAAGCCTTGTAACAATCGAAATTTTACCGCCATGGTATAGAACCTGGTGGGCATATACCTTGTATTTACTGGCTTTGGCAGGGATTCTTTTTGCCTATTTGGAATATCATAAAATAAAGAAAAACTAA
- a CDS encoding response regulator encodes MFTYISHEFRTPLSLIINPLKKAVQKESIQNGSSGSDLAIAHRNARRLLSLVDQLLLFRKAENDADSLRLSNINVNNLCNEVYQCFVNQAKEKNITYKFDIPQHDIEIIGDYEKIEISLFNLMSNAFKYTPIGGEINLKLSENDHEVILEISDNGDGIEKKDIDIIFEKFKQINSKVSVGTGFGIGLYIVKYFVDKHKGTVSCSSEVGKGSTFTLAFLKGNRHFENIEITDVVAKRSQLFDELIIDDSEQNNQSLNNTVSESDFQKIMLTDKRTVLIIDDNAEIRAYLIKLFSENYIVYNAENGEEGLKLTRKHMPDLVISDITMEHMDGLELCRKIKENESLSHIPVILLTASKNPETHLQGITDGADDYITKPFDDDILVARVESLLRNRSNLRTYFLDSITLRENSQKVPVEYQEILKKCIDIVEANIHKKDFTIKNFALEMGMSHRTLYTKIKIISGQTLNAFIRSLRIRRAAMLMLTEDMNIAQASAEVGFEDPKYFRQQFVKLFGMTPSEYIKKYKSSFNSDLNIIK; translated from the coding sequence ATGTTTACGTATATCTCGCACGAGTTTAGAACGCCGCTTTCGCTGATTATAAATCCGCTGAAAAAAGCAGTTCAGAAAGAAAGTATTCAAAACGGTTCTTCTGGAAGTGATTTGGCCATTGCACACCGAAATGCCCGTAGACTATTGAGTCTGGTTGATCAGTTGCTTCTTTTCCGTAAAGCTGAAAATGATGCTGATTCTCTCAGATTATCGAATATAAATGTAAATAATCTTTGCAATGAAGTGTATCAATGCTTCGTAAATCAGGCAAAGGAGAAAAACATCACATATAAATTTGATATTCCGCAGCATGATATTGAAATTATTGGAGATTATGAAAAAATAGAAATTTCCTTATTTAATTTAATGTCAAATGCCTTTAAATACACACCAATTGGGGGAGAGATTAACCTAAAGCTTTCTGAAAATGATCATGAAGTTATATTAGAAATTTCCGATAATGGTGATGGAATTGAAAAGAAAGATATTGACATTATTTTCGAAAAATTCAAACAGATCAATTCAAAAGTTTCCGTTGGAACGGGTTTCGGAATTGGACTTTATATTGTGAAATATTTTGTTGACAAACATAAAGGAACAGTAAGCTGCAGCAGTGAAGTAGGAAAAGGAAGCACTTTTACATTGGCATTCCTGAAAGGAAACCGTCATTTTGAAAATATTGAAATTACTGATGTTGTTGCAAAAAGAAGTCAGTTATTTGATGAACTTATCATTGATGATTCAGAACAAAATAATCAGTCTTTAAATAATACAGTTTCAGAAAGTGATTTTCAGAAAATCATGCTTACTGATAAACGTACGGTTTTAATAATAGATGATAATGCAGAAATCAGGGCCTATCTGATCAAATTATTCTCGGAAAATTATATTGTTTATAATGCTGAAAATGGAGAAGAAGGCCTGAAGCTGACCAGGAAACATATGCCTGATCTGGTCATCAGTGACATTACGATGGAACATATGGATGGTCTGGAATTATGCCGAAAAATAAAAGAAAACGAAAGTTTATCTCATATTCCGGTTATTTTATTAACAGCTTCTAAAAACCCGGAAACACATTTACAGGGTATTACAGATGGTGCTGATGATTATATTACAAAGCCTTTTGATGATGATATACTCGTAGCGCGTGTGGAGTCATTATTGCGAAACAGAAGCAACCTGCGTACTTATTTCTTAGACAGTATAACGCTTAGGGAAAACTCACAAAAGGTTCCGGTTGAATACCAGGAAATCTTAAAAAAATGTATCGATATTGTCGAAGCCAATATTCATAAAAAAGATTTTACGATTAAGAATTTTGCACTCGAAATGGGAATGAGCCATAGAACACTTTATACCAAAATCAAGATCATTTCAGGTCAGACTTTAAATGCTTTTATTCGTTCGCTAAGAATTCGAAGAGCGGCGATGTTAATGTTGACAGAAGATATGAATATTGCGCAGGCAAGTGCCGAAGTTGGTTTTGAAGATCCAAAGTATTTTAGACAGCAATTTGTTAAACTTTTTGGAATGACGCCTTCAGAGTATATTAAAAAGTACAAAAGTTCTTTTAATTCTGATTTGAATATTATTAAATAA